tctgatccgttgATAAACCGACCCCAACGTGCAGACGGCgggcctcttgttcacacaatttctgattgtttctgaacttatcgtttaatacagccagcaaacccctggcaaaacagcactgatcatcccGGTTAAAGGAGTTCCATAGGTGCTTCCGTTTCTTTTGAAGGATTACATCGTTGAATAGGGAACAGGCTTTACGCCTAGCCCGCCGCCACCAGATGGAACCCTGACCACCTGAACGATTAACGTCagactggaatcggctaaaatagtagcgtgactctggagaagtaattcaatttgattaaaaaagtcttcaacagaAAGCAGGCCAGCTGGGGTTAGGGAGAAAACACTGGGGTTGAGAGATTCGGCACGTaattctaactgaactagatccataggattcaaagtgttcgtaaaactgtctaatatttgctgaagggtctcgtgtatatgattaaaaacttgaatgaatcaagtgtgtaggcccctgaaaaattgaagcggtgtctaatctcgatattgttaaattttggacgatccgttatagacaaattatttaatcgagaggtaGAGGGTTGTGGGGAAATTACTGACGGATTCCCGTGCGGTGTAGAGGGTTGTGGGGAACTTACTGGCGGCTCTGGAGACGATGGATTCACCGTATGcgaggtagatggctgtggagagttggtttcgaGACTCAAGTTTACCCCGGACGAATTAGTCACTCCTGATCCTGTCTGAGGATGTGGGGAGGAAGTATCCGGCTCTTTTAAGTCGTCAACAGGTGGGTGTTGAAGACTGGCCTTACTAGGTCCCGAGATTCCTGAGGTAGAAGGCTGTGGGGATTCTACATACATGTTTAGGGCaattggttgttgtgaagggcctGATGACGTTCTGTCCtgagaagaggtattcttcaaaagctccaacagagcgttaactacggctatttcatcagaatttagaacctgggCGATGTAtcaatgagatcaaaattgtcaATAGGATGTGTCACTGGGGTTGGTGAATGAACAATTTCAGGTGATCGCGGAGGGTAGGTATTTTAggggttttatagaatattcaaggttatcagacatctcttttaatagtctcaggttttcactggacggccTTTTCCTACCTTTGCGCCCTACAGGATGTTCACGGAAGCTGTCTGTTCCACTGTCGTTGCTGCTGTCACTGCTGTCGCGTTCACGGAAGCTGTCTGTTTCACTGTCGTTGCTGCTGTCACTGCTGTCGCGTTCTTTGCTGCTGCCGCTAGAcccgttttcaggcatgacctaaatttaagcaaaggttacagttataagcacagaaaataaaaatttgcattcaatgttattcttatcgaaagaaaaaaagtaaatataaaacctattctttaatttctgggtagaaccttggaaaaagtatacagatgcaGCAAATGTAAACTCATGTCGTGCGGAATTGTACCCAGGAGACTCTAATTCTATAAATTGTTCAAATGCCCAGCGAAGAACGTCACCCAACAGAACCAGTCTTTCGCGATGTCTCCGGTCGTGGTCAGGCTGATGGGAATATCGGGTGAATAACGACTTCTTCGCGAGATCCTCGCTCAGAGTGAGGCGATGTCGGTAAAGTTCCCCACCTGGGGGATGAACGGCGTCTAGAATTAGAAGACGCCGACGATTGCGCTGGAGAATACCCACGGCTGCTCTGGCTGGGTGCGGAGAAtgccctcggctgctctgagaggctgctggagaatgccctcggctgctctgagaggctgctGGAGAATACCCGTGATGCTCGAGGCtgccctcggctgctctgagaggctgctGGAGAATACCCCCTGATGCTCTGAGAAGTTGTGGTTGGTTCTGGATCCTCCCAGTTTTTGTAGAGTTCTAGAGTGTCTGAACCTTGCAGCAATTGTGTTAAAACACCCGGGAaagttgaatctgaaaataaaattataaccttCTCAGTTAAAGGACTCTTTACACAAAATCTGCAGATAAGTGTGTTCCCCAAAGTTTCATCCATAAATTGAAAAGGCCACTTACCGTGACTGTACAAATCAGCGTAATCCCTTTGAGAATCTGTTTGGTTTTGTACAGAATTTTcgtctacaaaacaaaatacacccctatttaaaataacatttcccaaTCCCTGCTCTTGCAGCAGCTGAACCAAATGACCAAGCACCAATCCAGAcacccacatacatacacaagctGCTCTACACGCTTACTTGCGCATGCATGCACGCACGCCCCTCAAGCGGTTAATTATCACACAACGCGTTTTAATATGCATCACCCTATTCAACCCGATAGGCTTCTTGTAACTACccgaagcactttaacaaactgcatgaGCAATCCCTAAACTAAATtgggtaaatcattttcaaaataatcgggtctcaaggtaataaaatataatctcataaatacagaaacacgctataatattcatttacccgATGATTCAACAATACTTTTGACACGTCTAAAGCACCTTAGTACgtcttacatttcattttagcaaCGCTCGGGGGCTTCCGGACGCTAGTAATTACATGCACGCCTGCGCACATGCACGACGGTGCACACACCAGAGCGCGTGCGCGCACGACGCTCATAGACCGTGGTCGATGCGCTCACATGACGCTCATAGAcactttgtaaacattttatcattttaataaaaaaatctcacCTTGAATATCGAAATCGATTGGCGAGTCTATCTGTATaaataattctaaagaaaaaataaataaataaaaaataaaggaatcaacCGCACGTCttgaaataactttattgtattccaAGACATTTTCCATTACATCCCAGTAATTATACGCAAATATTCACTCCGCACGTCGTTCATGCGGTTAGTTGAGACACTTTTATAGACTCCTCAAACCATTTCATGAACGGATCAGCCCAGAAGAAACAtgttataaacagttttatattgaCAAACACATAACGCTTATACATGCACGCGTGCTACCAAGAGCCCTCCGATACGAAGGCTCGCCTAAATGCTAATAAGCATGCCGTACCAATTaaacaagatatattaaaaaGGTTTTACCATTTTGCGAATCGACGGGTATGAACAGCtctaaggataaaatataagaattcagCCCTCAGTTTTTAAAGCATATTCATTTAAAGcatataagattcatgaatagcCTTACCTGGGTGTTCAttgattgctgctgctgcagtttCGTCTGTATGAAGAataattagatttcatttagatgtattcattaaaattataatatataattttaataaaatcgtTCTGACAAACCGTGCTGGGAGAAATTCATCTTTCTTGTTCTGAACGATCCGTAGAGAAAATGGGGCTTGGGGGTCCGACCGCGGCTTATTTATAGATCCAAGAAGCGGGGTGTTTTAcaatgtgccccaatcatttaAATCGGACATCCGTATAAGGACCTTTGTCCAGTGTGGTCCGAATTCgcctaatagatttgtttaaacatctgtatgcgtatctccgcaagaccttttcacctttgcaaaaattttgatccggtcacaaagttaagggttatccgGAATTCgcctaatagatttgtttaaacatctgtacgtatctccgcaagaccttttcacctttgcaaaaattttgatccggtcacaaagttaagggttatccggaatttgattaatagattccgttgtaacgtagatttgattaaacaggcgcattctgttttgctccgaggtTAAAGGGCGTCAGCGCCTGACCCCTGTCCTAAGAGCGTAAGGGTGATTCGATACGAATCACCAGCGACTATCAACTCCAGGCGGCGGATGTGGGGTGAGGTGATGTGAGGTGGGGTTAGGTTTGGAGGTGAGGGTGAGGGCTTTGGAAAAACCTGTTTTGACAAAGAgttttaaagttcctttctctagccgagatatccgctctgattaagccattcaaacttttagaaaaactatccagatttcttcatgaggggaggattaacaggggtagaaaagggttgttttagatcgatttaaatacaaattataaatatattaattcatttagcatttagacgtctccaacGTGAATTataagggaactgctgcatcttatttaactgtgtgattttaaaggtcttatagcgaactagttatctcgggttttacacgttatcatgaaagcctttaacttttaaagacCCATGCGTCTTGGGAATGGAAGAACGGGGGCTTACGCTCAGCTGTTGACAAGCCTGCGCgcgcctggactgaatcagcTGAGAGCTGTCAGGGGAGGAGGTGAACTTACACACAGCTCCACCCATATGGCATGCACTGACGGCTCTAACTGCGCTCCGGACTCAGTGTGAACAGAGAGAAagatcctttctgtgtgctttgggAATGACCAGCTCGCGGATGCGCGCAGGGACTGCTAAAAGCCAGGCTGCAGAGGGTGCCGGGCAGCTTGTATTTCAGCGTGCTTTGAACTACAAGCACACGCCTCTGAGGCTACTAAAAGctagactgcttgtctttctgtgcgctgctgaatgcttttaaactcagagcctgtctgtgaaaggattttcacggagatgggaaggaaaaggctgttttgtcttagataaaatacaagggagtttacaaatgatatagcaacgattagatagatagatatttttaaaataattgttacatagatacagggattcttacctaaagcaatattggcaggagcgacaagttagatcggtcGAGCAGCCTGTATGTGTATGTCCCAGGAAGAAGGggaccagacatcatgtgctgcagtgaggcttaggcaggccattcagtctgggtatggataggaacatgcctgaacttgtccagggaccggctgcagcatgcctgaacctgtctttggaagaggggtggggggctgggaagtggtgggggtggtgatgggttcaaggggggcctaggcagcccttgggcatgtctgaacttgccctagtgcgatggggcaatgcaggtggccaagcagggggggtggtgggggttcaaggagggtggggggcatccatcaaattgcccttgacagcttcctggggaaaacagatggctgggctaaaggtcaacaaacaaccggtggttgggggaggggacttcctgtcattaatcaacaggggccggatcaaggtcatccaaggtcaacaaaacaaccggtggtgggggaggggacttcctgaaaggtcatcaaaggtcaacaaacaacagatggtgggtggggggcgggacttccggtcttcgattaaaagggggcgtggtttaatctcatcaatcaaactcggattaaattttgacagaagccgcctgacattatactactgatgccccttcggtctcagctttcaaatcccagctgaagactcacgactttagctttgcacaccctgactagagctgctgattaattgtaCATATTGCgtctctgctgttagtcattagcactaaaacataagtaacatgatataaaaggtgagggttagtaacgaATTAtaactgtttctcttcttggtactcaaatgtggcacttggtgccacggcccatctGCCAGGTTGTTTTGtcctgtaatggatggccggccatttatcccgccaatacccccaagccgccaggtggagccctccttgcagcgtggaggtccccagaagaccagcagggcatcatggacattggagtttttatgcaaagccctgctggatgccgtgggggggccaggagggagctgcagggaggaccaagggtttcttcgtgccctgtgacccggaggttcgtcacaggaagagcgacggacttccgggttgaagaaagggactatttaccctgacccggaaggaaaaggacttaatggactattgggcagaaacacttccgggtcagggattataaaaggactatgggaactcccagacaacgagctgagctgggtggaagggtggcaacgcgtctgggagctggaggattgtttattattgtttgtattgGTGATTTActgagaattgtggtggagagtgtgctttgtgcactgtggcaaaaaaataaagtcaattggtggacttttacctggtgtctggagtcgtggacaggggttcaagggagcgagggcgccccctatcgttcacagtccgcctaaggtaaagtcatctctaatGGAGGGTTGCAGGAGTCATTGGGTAGCGTGGTCCTTTTATCGGATTGAcaggcccagcactgactcagctgtggaatgaccagtGTGGGGGGGCAGCTGgttggctgaggtcttcaggactctgaacaaatctgaatcctattatgtgatatcatctaccaTTAGATTCTGttctgcacttgtaatatttttaatgcactattgtattgtattgaggattacttgtcttctgttctctgtattgtgttgtatttactctTTTTATTGACAAGCACTGCATGCCCAACTTACCTCAAAAGGGGTTTCtcttggaagaaaccttgggaaaagcagttcaattttcttttcttttcaagggtttttttttgggggggggggtttctttgtcttctttgagagtcaaggctgggtctgtcaaaaggcaaggcctgttaaaacccattgcgcaCTCCTTGTgtgaaactctccctggtttaatgaaaacactcgcaTTCTTAAATTAGAGTgcgaaaactggagtgcagatggagaacaacaaagctacatgtctttcaaattgcatggacagagagtgttaataaatataaaaaaagccctctttaaagcttgctcagaatactattctacattaatagatagcaataataaagatccttgggtactgtttagaacagtggctaaattaacaaatgggaattcagatcaacagtgcaaaataccaaaagatattagcagtacagactttatgaacttcttcaatgagaaaattaaaaatataagatcccagatctcagcatcacactacaaaacaaatactagcttagcagaccctgtctcacattgcattcagcactttataATCCTGTAACTAAgaaggaagtcttaactttaatttctaaaaatgaaGGCCACTAttcttgttccctagatccagtgccaacaaaactagtaaaaagtgcaatggatgttcttgcagtgcctattctaaacattatcaataattcattactgcatggcacagtacctgaaagTGTCactcattaaaccattacttaaaaagtcagacctagacccacacatactaaataattataagcctatttcaaatttaccatttctctctaaaatactagaataAGTAgtagccagtcagcttcagtcacaccttacgcattacaatttattt
This genomic stretch from Polypterus senegalus isolate Bchr_013 unplaced genomic scaffold, ASM1683550v1 scaffold_868, whole genome shotgun sequence harbors:
- the LOC120520465 gene encoding dentin sialophosphoprotein-like; amino-acid sequence: MNFSQHDETAAAAINEHPELFIPVDSQNELFIQIDSPIDFDIQDENSVQNQTDSQRDYADLYSHDSTFPGVLTQLLQGSDTLELYKNWEDPEPTTTSQSIRGYSPAASQSSRGQPRASRVMPENGSSGSSKERDSSDSSNDSETDSFRERDSSDSSNDSGTDSFREHPVGRKVDNNVQQRSHQTFNKLQGLFQVSGSTPSGNPYLSQKVLSTSAPAELVCAPKAVLEL